A region from the Natronorubrum halophilum genome encodes:
- a CDS encoding helix-turn-helix transcriptional regulator, whose product MSVSAIEAELSEDERAGLELVRQSGGIHQSDFWKELDVSSRKGSRIVESLVEKELVDREETVYDGHNTYHITPTARDLDFTLLMAGDMLSPFIGEEEVDANNDAFSQWIMNLAYEE is encoded by the coding sequence GTGAGCGTTTCCGCGATCGAAGCCGAACTCTCCGAGGACGAGCGGGCCGGACTCGAACTCGTTCGCCAGAGCGGTGGTATTCACCAGAGCGATTTTTGGAAGGAACTCGATGTCTCCTCGCGCAAAGGGAGCCGGATCGTCGAGTCGCTCGTCGAGAAGGAACTGGTCGATCGCGAGGAAACGGTGTACGACGGCCACAACACCTACCACATCACGCCGACGGCTCGCGATCTCGATTTCACCCTCCTGATGGCCGGCGACATGCTCTCGCCGTTTATCGGCGAGGAGGAAGTCGACGCCAACAACGACGCCTTCTCGCAGTGGATCATGAACCTCGCGTACGAAGAGTAG
- the gatA gene encoding Asp-tRNA(Asn)/Glu-tRNA(Gln) amidotransferase subunit GatA, whose protein sequence is MSNDIFITETTIEGGDDGSLAGTTVAVKDNISTEGVRTTCGSRMLEEYVPPYDATVVSRLKEAGATIVGKSNMDEFGMGTTTETSFFGPTDNPAAPGHVPGGSSGGSAAAVAAGEADVALGSDTGGSIRCPAAFCGVVGIKPSYGLVSRYGLVAYGNSLEQIGPFANTVEDAASLLDVIAGPDEHDATTREPPYDEGADWSDSDGEIDGTYADAATGDVDGLSIGVPTELLEGADEGVVETFWDAIADLEDQGAEYHEVSLPSVEHAVEAYYVIAMSEASSNLARFDGVRYGHSADADGNWNETFARTRKEGFGDEVKRRILLGTYALSAGYHDKYYKKAQDARAWVKQDFDDALSEADVLASPTMPVPPFELGESLDDPLQMYLADANTVPVNLADLPAISVPAGETDGLPVGLQFVGPAFGERRLIRAASALE, encoded by the coding sequence ATGTCGAACGATATTTTCATTACCGAAACGACGATCGAAGGCGGAGACGACGGCTCGCTCGCGGGCACGACCGTCGCCGTCAAGGACAACATTTCGACCGAAGGCGTTCGGACGACCTGCGGCTCGCGGATGCTCGAGGAGTACGTCCCGCCCTACGACGCGACGGTCGTCTCCCGTCTCAAGGAGGCCGGAGCGACCATCGTCGGCAAGTCGAACATGGACGAGTTCGGCATGGGGACGACGACCGAAACCTCGTTCTTCGGCCCGACGGACAACCCCGCTGCACCGGGTCACGTCCCCGGCGGCTCCTCCGGCGGCTCCGCCGCCGCTGTCGCCGCGGGCGAGGCCGACGTCGCACTCGGCTCGGACACGGGCGGGTCGATCCGCTGTCCGGCCGCCTTCTGTGGCGTCGTCGGGATCAAGCCCAGCTACGGGCTGGTGTCGCGCTACGGACTGGTCGCCTACGGCAACAGTCTCGAGCAGATCGGTCCCTTCGCGAACACCGTCGAGGACGCCGCATCCCTGCTCGATGTGATCGCCGGTCCCGACGAGCACGACGCGACCACCCGCGAACCGCCCTACGACGAGGGTGCCGACTGGTCGGATTCCGACGGTGAGATCGACGGAACGTACGCCGACGCCGCCACCGGCGACGTCGACGGCCTCTCGATCGGCGTCCCCACGGAACTGCTCGAGGGGGCCGACGAGGGCGTCGTCGAGACGTTCTGGGACGCCATCGCCGACCTCGAGGACCAGGGTGCGGAGTACCACGAAGTCTCCCTGCCCTCGGTCGAGCACGCCGTCGAGGCCTACTACGTGATCGCGATGTCGGAAGCGTCCTCGAACCTCGCGCGGTTCGACGGCGTCCGCTACGGTCACTCGGCCGACGCCGACGGGAACTGGAACGAGACCTTCGCACGGACTCGCAAGGAAGGGTTCGGCGACGAGGTCAAGCGTCGTATCCTGCTCGGAACCTACGCCCTCTCGGCCGGCTACCACGACAAGTACTACAAGAAGGCCCAGGACGCCCGAGCGTGGGTCAAACAGGACTTCGACGACGCGCTTTCGGAGGCGGACGTCCTCGCCTCGCCGACGATGCCGGTGCCGCCGTTCGAACTCGGCGAGAGCCTCGACGACCCGCTCCAGATGTACCTCGCCGACGCGAACACCGTCCCCGTGAACCTCGCCGATCTTCCGGCTATCTCGGTGCCCGCCGGCGAGACCGACGGCCTCCCGGTCGGACTCCAGTTCGTCGGCCCGGCGTTCGGCGAACGGCGACTGATCCGCGCCGCAAGCGCACTCGAGTGA
- a CDS encoding NRDE family protein, which translates to MCTLTLAWRVFDDAPVAVAANRDEFLERDALPPDIYREDPLIVAPRDAEAGGTWIGYNEHGVFAGITNKWTDADLAGERSRGLLVADVLEAESAAAAAEVLEDATERDEYDGFYLVIADESAAYCYQWDGERSRIEFEPGVHVVVNVAVDEVVDIPTIRSDAARVQADNARAVRETLSVSGDESVSAWLERAGNVLGDHEYGVCVHGDGYGTRSSSLIALGVEGRGRYSFAPGPPCTTSYEPVDLEHGTETVASADNSDCDAEGHI; encoded by the coding sequence GTGTGTACACTCACTCTCGCCTGGCGAGTCTTCGACGATGCGCCGGTCGCGGTCGCCGCGAATCGGGACGAGTTCCTCGAGCGAGACGCGCTCCCGCCGGACATCTACCGCGAGGACCCGCTGATCGTCGCCCCGCGGGACGCCGAAGCCGGCGGCACGTGGATCGGATACAACGAACACGGGGTCTTCGCCGGTATCACGAACAAGTGGACCGACGCCGACCTCGCCGGGGAGCGCTCGCGGGGATTGCTCGTCGCCGACGTGCTCGAGGCCGAGTCCGCCGCGGCGGCGGCCGAGGTTCTCGAGGACGCGACCGAACGCGACGAGTACGACGGCTTCTACCTCGTGATCGCCGACGAATCGGCGGCCTACTGTTACCAGTGGGACGGCGAGCGGTCCCGGATCGAGTTCGAACCCGGCGTCCACGTCGTGGTCAACGTCGCCGTCGACGAGGTCGTCGATATCCCGACGATTCGGTCCGACGCGGCTCGAGTCCAGGCCGACAACGCTCGAGCGGTCCGCGAAACCCTGTCCGTCAGCGGCGACGAGTCTGTTTCGGCGTGGCTCGAGCGCGCCGGCAACGTGCTCGGCGATCACGAGTACGGCGTCTGTGTCCACGGGGACGGGTACGGCACGCGATCGTCGTCGTTGATCGCACTCGGGGTCGAGGGGCGGGGACGGTACTCGTTCGCGCCGGGACCGCCCTGCACGACGTCGTACGAACCTGTCGACCTCGAGCACGGCACCGAGACGGTCGCCTCCGCCGATAATTCCGACTGCGATGCCGAAGGGCACATTTAA